Proteins encoded within one genomic window of Flavobacterium oreochromis:
- a CDS encoding DUF3817 domain-containing protein, producing MLKFFRNIALLEGVSYIVIMLNMLMIKPLDLKLYKLLLFPIGMSHGVLFILYVLLTFLLKRQMKWGLKTTGVVLLGSLIPFGTFYVEKKYLK from the coding sequence ATGCTTAAATTCTTTCGAAATATTGCGTTACTAGAAGGTGTTTCATACATAGTTATTATGTTGAATATGTTGATGATAAAGCCTTTGGATTTAAAATTGTATAAGCTCCTCTTATTTCCTATAGGGATGAGTCATGGAGTTCTTTTTATTCTTTATGTACTCTTAACATTTCTTTTAAAAAGACAGATGAAATGGGGTTTAAAAACGACAGGGGTTGTTTTGTTAGGTTCTTTAATTCCTTTTGGGACATTTTATGTAGAAAAAAAATATTTAAAGTAA
- a CDS encoding DUF4377 domain-containing protein: protein MKQIILTTITILAFTLMSCKTINNTNKKTIYISAETKPCSTGLMETQCMLVKWTKDQKEWEYFYSSIQGFKYEIGNEYELIIKEEKIKNPPADGSSIKYTLIKEISKRKMVTTSSQKLKKPFTSTHIFTAFLTKLIFTNV from the coding sequence ATGAAACAAATCATCTTAACTACAATTACAATACTTGCATTTACATTAATGTCTTGCAAAACAATAAATAATACGAATAAAAAAACCATTTACATCTCAGCAGAAACTAAACCTTGCTCTACAGGGTTAATGGAAACTCAATGTATGTTAGTAAAATGGACTAAAGATCAAAAAGAATGGGAATATTTTTATAGTAGTATACAAGGTTTTAAATACGAAATAGGGAATGAATATGAATTAATCATCAAAGAGGAAAAAATTAAAAATCCTCCTGCGGATGGATCTAGTATAAAATATACATTAATAAAAGAAATTAGTAAAAGAAAAATGGTTACAACGAGTTCACAAAAATTGAAAAAACCTTTTACATCTACCCATATTTTTACAGCTTTTTTGACGAAATTAATTTTCACCAATGTCTAG
- a CDS encoding class I SAM-dependent methyltransferase, translating into MLKNLETLLFGNPNKLRDIAINDTEIHVNREMNVWGSGGAHNTYFKVIDEIIIELFNRPISEQPKGILDMGCGNGAFLQHIYNVIERQTMRGKMLEEYPLFLVGADYNQVALKVTRANLIKADIWAKVIWGDIGNPDLLAEDLKENYNIDLNELLNVRTFLDHNRIWNNPKNNYNITSTSTGAFSFRGKQLSNNDVEANLYEHLEKWAQYVHKFGLLLIELHTVNPNIVSKNIGKTPATAYDVTHGLSDQYILEIEEFVKTAKKVGLHSDERFMQRFPNTEYATVSIHLLKGK; encoded by the coding sequence ATGCTAAAAAATCTTGAAACACTATTATTTGGAAATCCTAATAAATTACGAGATATAGCTATTAATGACACTGAAATTCATGTAAATAGAGAAATGAATGTTTGGGGAAGTGGAGGTGCACACAATACTTATTTTAAAGTAATTGATGAAATTATCATAGAATTATTTAATCGTCCTATTTCTGAGCAACCCAAAGGTATTCTAGATATGGGATGTGGCAATGGTGCTTTTTTACAACATATTTATAATGTCATAGAAAGACAAACAATGCGTGGTAAAATGTTAGAAGAATATCCTCTTTTTTTAGTGGGAGCTGATTATAATCAAGTAGCATTAAAGGTAACTAGAGCAAATTTAATCAAAGCAGATATTTGGGCTAAGGTAATTTGGGGTGATATTGGTAATCCTGATTTATTAGCAGAAGATTTAAAAGAAAACTATAATATTGATTTAAATGAACTATTAAATGTTCGAACTTTCTTAGATCATAATAGAATTTGGAATAATCCTAAAAACAATTATAATATAACAAGTACTTCTACAGGCGCATTTTCTTTTAGAGGAAAACAGTTATCAAATAATGATGTAGAAGCAAACTTATATGAACATCTAGAAAAATGGGCTCAGTATGTTCATAAATTTGGTTTACTATTAATAGAACTTCATACTGTAAACCCTAATATTGTTTCTAAAAACATAGGAAAAACACCAGCCACAGCTTATGACGTAACACATGGTTTATCAGACCAATACATATTAGAGATTGAAGAATTCGTTAAAACAGCTAAAAAGGTTGGTTTACATTCTGACGAACGTTTTATGCAACGCTTTCCTAATACGGAATATGCTACAGTAAGTATTCATTTACTAAAAGGTAAATAA
- a CDS encoding shikimate dehydrogenase family protein, producing MKKLGLLGRNISYSFSKNYFKDKFQNESLTSFFSYDNYDIQKIDEFKNIIINEPNLIGLNVTIPYKEEIIPLLDRLSETAKYIGAVNTIKINSKKELIGDNTDFYGFQESLIPLLCDHHKKALILGTGGASKSIAYALKNLGIEYLFVSRKQSLNTISYNELNASIITEYNIIINCTPLGTYPNIKDCPSIPYEFITSNHLVYDLIYNPEKTTFLIKAKEKGAIIKNGYEMLVLQAEKAWEIWNQ from the coding sequence ATGAAAAAATTAGGTCTATTAGGTAGAAATATTTCATATTCTTTTTCTAAAAATTATTTTAAAGATAAATTTCAGAATGAATCCCTAACATCCTTTTTTTCATATGATAATTATGATATTCAAAAAATTGATGAATTCAAAAACATAATTATCAACGAACCAAATCTTATTGGTCTAAATGTAACAATTCCTTATAAAGAAGAGATAATTCCTTTATTAGATCGACTCTCAGAAACAGCAAAGTATATAGGAGCTGTTAATACTATTAAAATCAATTCTAAGAAAGAACTTATTGGTGATAACACTGATTTTTACGGCTTTCAAGAATCACTTATTCCTTTACTTTGTGACCATCATAAAAAAGCATTAATACTAGGCACAGGGGGAGCTTCAAAATCTATTGCTTATGCTTTAAAAAATTTAGGAATTGAATATCTATTTGTTTCCAGAAAACAATCACTTAATACAATTAGCTATAATGAATTAAACGCTTCTATTATAACGGAATACAACATTATTATTAATTGTACTCCACTAGGAACCTATCCTAACATTAAAGACTGCCCTTCAATTCCATATGAATTTATAACATCAAATCATTTAGTGTACGACTTAATTTATAATCCAGAAAAAACTACTTTTCTAATAAAAGCGAAAGAAAAAGGAGCTATTATCAAAAATGGATATGAAATGCTTGTACTACAAGCGGAAAAAGCTTGGGAAATTTGGAACCAATAA
- a CDS encoding YchJ family protein, protein MNNCFCGSKKVFQECCEPFILGINKPNTAEELMRSRYTAYCTHQVDYLFYTTHISTRKFYNRKEILAWASQNNWLKLEIIKTTEQYVEFKAYYIDANFQSHCHHEKSTFKKQGEIWYYLEGKVG, encoded by the coding sequence ATGAATAATTGTTTTTGTGGATCAAAAAAAGTATTTCAAGAATGTTGCGAACCTTTTATATTAGGCATCAACAAACCTAATACCGCAGAAGAATTAATGCGATCTCGTTATACTGCTTATTGTACTCATCAGGTAGACTATTTATTTTACACTACCCATATTAGTACTCGAAAATTTTACAACAGAAAAGAAATTTTAGCTTGGGCTAGCCAAAATAATTGGTTAAAATTAGAAATTATTAAAACAACAGAGCAATATGTTGAATTCAAAGCATATTACATAGATGCTAATTTTCAATCACATTGTCATCATGAAAAATCTACTTTTAAAAAACAGGGTGAAATATGGTATTATCTAGAGGGAAAAGTAGGTTAA
- a CDS encoding LD-carboxypeptidase, whose translation MNLIKPKQLKKGDKVATISLSWGGAGEIPYRYEQGKKQIEEIFGLKVIETKNALKSAKWIYENPEERANDLMDAFKDHSIKAIISNIGGEDSIRILRYIDIEVIKKIQKFLLDFLILQLFIFMPKGRIIYILWYFYSSWFCRKWRYASIPNRRFKKNFI comes from the coding sequence ATGAATTTAATTAAACCTAAACAGCTAAAAAAAGGAGATAAAGTAGCTACTATTTCACTTTCTTGGGGCGGAGCTGGAGAAATCCCGTATAGATACGAACAAGGTAAAAAACAAATTGAAGAAATATTTGGTCTAAAAGTTATTGAAACAAAAAATGCTTTAAAATCAGCAAAGTGGATTTATGAAAATCCAGAAGAAAGAGCAAATGATTTAATGGATGCTTTTAAAGATCATTCAATCAAAGCAATTATTTCAAATATAGGGGGTGAAGACAGTATTCGTATTTTACGATATATAGACATTGAAGTAATTAAAAAAATCCAAAAATTTTTATTGGATTTTCTGATTCTACAATTATTCATTTTTATGCCTAAAGGCAGGATTATCTACATTTTATGGTACTTCTACTCTAGTTGGTTTTGCAGAAAATGGCGGTATGCATCCATACCAAATAGAAGATTTAAAAAGAACTTTATTTAA
- a CDS encoding TIGR00341 family protein — protein sequence MIEKKIYDFINLNKGEEKQEKVLETVKSNISFRGSNLWTLACAIVIACVGLNVNSTAVIIGAMLISPLMGPIVGAGFSLAIYDFELLKKSAKNLLIATILSLTVATIYFYFSPFKDTNSELLARTSPNIYDVIIAFFGGLVGVIAITRVEKGNPIPGVAIATALMPPLCTAGHGLAISNFSYFLGAIYLYSINCFFICISTFLVLKYLNYNPIKTLNQKFEKQIRYGISILILIMIIPSCYMAYSLLQENKYNQKIEDFLTHELTNKGYTIIYKKTIYNTNPKTIELAFLSKKFSKNETKLLNEKLSKYEITNTVIEIKQDPKDLKDEILNEIGIRNKTSDQKDLLITKLQKELNEYKISNNETLEEIAILFPELKNVSLGKHLINTNTDSTKTFIVLLYECDDNTIDTKKIKKWLNQKLQTQDIELVKKQ from the coding sequence ATGATTGAGAAAAAAATTTATGACTTTATCAACTTAAATAAAGGCGAAGAAAAACAAGAAAAAGTTTTAGAAACTGTAAAATCTAATATTTCATTCAGAGGATCTAACTTATGGACATTAGCTTGTGCAATAGTAATAGCCTGCGTGGGTCTAAATGTAAATTCTACAGCGGTAATTATAGGAGCAATGCTCATTTCTCCTCTTATGGGACCTATAGTTGGAGCTGGTTTTTCTTTAGCTATTTATGATTTTGAGTTATTAAAAAAATCTGCTAAAAATTTATTAATAGCTACAATACTAAGCCTAACTGTAGCTACAATTTATTTTTATTTTAGTCCCTTTAAAGATACAAATTCTGAATTATTAGCCAGAACATCTCCAAATATTTATGATGTAATAATTGCTTTTTTTGGAGGTTTAGTTGGAGTAATTGCTATTACAAGAGTAGAAAAAGGTAATCCAATACCAGGGGTAGCTATTGCCACTGCATTAATGCCTCCTCTTTGCACAGCTGGGCATGGACTGGCTATTAGTAATTTTTCATATTTTCTAGGAGCTATTTATTTATACTCAATCAACTGTTTCTTTATTTGTATTTCAACCTTTTTAGTTCTTAAATACCTCAATTATAACCCCATAAAAACACTCAATCAAAAATTTGAAAAACAAATTCGTTATGGAATTTCAATTTTAATTTTAATCATGATAATTCCAAGTTGCTATATGGCATATAGCTTACTTCAAGAAAATAAATACAACCAAAAAATAGAAGATTTCTTAACACATGAATTAACAAATAAAGGATATACTATTATTTATAAAAAAACTATATATAATACCAATCCAAAAACAATAGAACTTGCTTTTTTGAGTAAAAAATTCAGTAAAAACGAAACTAAATTATTAAATGAAAAACTTTCTAAATACGAAATAACAAATACCGTAATAGAAATTAAACAAGATCCTAAAGATTTAAAAGATGAAATTTTAAATGAAATCGGGATTCGAAACAAAACATCCGATCAAAAAGATCTTTTAATAACTAAATTACAAAAAGAATTAAACGAATATAAAATTTCTAATAATGAAACTCTAGAAGAAATTGCTATCTTATTTCCTGAACTAAAAAATGTATCATTAGGAAAACATCTCATTAATACCAACACAGATAGCACCAAAACATTTATTGTATTGTTATACGAATGTGATGATAATACGATAGATACAAAAAAAATAAAAAAATGGCTGAATCAAAAACTACAAACACAAGACATTGAATTAGTTAAAAAACAATAG
- a CDS encoding DUF4494 domain-containing protein, translating into MSATWYECKVKFRKIDENGVQKVTTEPYLVDALSYTEAESRITQEMMSYLSEEFKITNIKVANYAEIHPFENTDRWFRSKVSLIAYDEESGKERKTNLYLLIQANDVREAYDNTQLAMRNTMGDYTIPAISESPIVDVFPYFSGDENDLEAVERFNKLKASKPEVNTEIIDHMEFENEIISEYQE; encoded by the coding sequence ATGAGCGCAACTTGGTACGAATGCAAAGTAAAGTTTAGAAAAATAGATGAAAATGGTGTTCAAAAAGTTACAACAGAGCCATATTTAGTAGATGCTTTATCTTATACTGAAGCTGAATCTAGAATTACACAAGAAATGATGTCTTATCTGAGTGAAGAATTTAAGATTACAAACATTAAAGTAGCAAACTATGCTGAAATTCATCCTTTTGAAAATACAGACCGATGGTTTCGCTCAAAAGTTTCCTTAATAGCTTATGATGAAGAAAGTGGTAAGGAAAGAAAAACTAACTTATACTTATTAATACAAGCAAACGATGTACGTGAAGCTTACGATAATACACAACTTGCGATGAGAAATACAATGGGAGATTACACTATTCCTGCCATTTCAGAATCCCCTATTGTAGATGTATTTCCTTATTTTAGCGGTGATGAAAATGATTTAGAAGCAGTAGAAAGATTTAATAAACTAAAAGCATCAAAACCAGAAGTTAACACTGAAATCATAGACCATATGGAGTTTGAAAATGAAATTATATCAGAGTATCAAGAATAA
- a CDS encoding tetratricopeptide repeat protein, producing MHLSHDEEDYSLSLSKFESMLKTNKVLFFDSEEFEDIILHYMDIGKPSLAKKALKLGLEQHPKSFGLKLVQVEMLIFEDKLEQAEKLLNDLYAIEPTNEEVFIQKANICSKRDDHKQAVEFLKTALQYTDDYADVHNLLGMEYLFMDELELAKKHFIACLEEEPQEQSGLYNVIYCFEFLEQYQEAISFLKNYIEVNPYSEIAWHQLGRLNFTIQQYQDAYIAFDYATVIDDQFMGAFMEKAKALERLARYEEAIWNYQETIRLEDPTSYALLRIGKCFEKLGNNTEALNYYNQTVHEDPLLDKGWIAITDFYIRQENYQKALYYANKALSIDAENPFYWKRYAAINKELSLFEEAQEGYKKAVELGDTELDTILFWADTQLFIGEYQAAIETLVKANTLFSDHYEIEYRLAGLYYTTNNLTKGLYHLTNALHHNLKMISILEELFPTVFELQIVQETIIKFNK from the coding sequence ATGCATTTGAGTCACGATGAAGAAGATTATAGTTTATCCTTATCAAAATTTGAATCAATGTTAAAAACCAATAAAGTTTTGTTTTTTGATTCAGAAGAGTTTGAGGACATTATCCTCCATTATATGGATATTGGTAAACCTAGTTTAGCTAAAAAAGCATTAAAATTAGGACTAGAACAACACCCTAAATCATTTGGGTTAAAGTTAGTTCAAGTTGAAATGTTAATATTTGAAGACAAACTTGAACAGGCTGAAAAGCTACTCAATGATCTATATGCTATTGAACCCACAAATGAAGAAGTCTTCATACAAAAAGCAAATATTTGCTCTAAAAGAGATGATCATAAACAAGCCGTTGAATTTCTAAAAACAGCCCTACAATATACAGATGACTATGCTGATGTTCATAACCTCTTAGGGATGGAGTATTTATTTATGGATGAACTAGAATTAGCAAAAAAACATTTTATTGCTTGTCTAGAAGAAGAACCCCAAGAACAATCAGGACTGTATAATGTTATTTACTGCTTTGAATTTTTAGAACAATACCAAGAAGCCATTTCATTCCTAAAAAACTATATAGAAGTAAATCCTTATAGCGAAATAGCTTGGCATCAATTAGGTAGATTAAACTTTACCATACAACAATATCAAGATGCCTACATAGCCTTTGACTATGCAACAGTTATTGACGATCAATTCATGGGAGCCTTCATGGAAAAAGCCAAAGCATTAGAGCGTTTAGCACGCTATGAAGAAGCTATTTGGAATTATCAAGAAACCATTCGATTAGAAGATCCTACCTCTTATGCTTTATTACGAATAGGTAAATGTTTTGAAAAATTAGGAAATAATACAGAAGCATTAAATTATTATAATCAAACTGTTCATGAAGACCCCCTTCTAGATAAAGGATGGATTGCTATAACAGATTTTTATATCCGACAAGAAAACTACCAAAAAGCACTTTATTATGCTAATAAAGCCCTTAGTATAGATGCAGAAAACCCTTTCTATTGGAAACGTTATGCAGCCATAAATAAAGAACTATCATTATTTGAAGAAGCACAAGAAGGATACAAAAAAGCAGTAGAATTAGGTGATACAGAATTAGATACCATTTTATTTTGGGCCGACACTCAATTATTTATTGGTGAGTACCAAGCCGCTATCGAAACCCTAGTAAAAGCTAATACCCTATTTTCTGATCATTATGAAATAGAATATCGATTAGCAGGCTTATACTATACAACTAATAACCTAACCAAAGGTCTTTATCATTTAACAAATGCTTTACATCACAATCTCAAAATGATAAGTATATTAGAAGAACTATTTCCTACTGTATTTGAATTACAAATAGTACAAGAAACAATAATTAAATTTAACAAATAA
- a CDS encoding PLP-dependent cysteine synthase family protein, which produces METEIKAYNSILELIGNTPLIKLNKITNSFKGNFYAKVEAFNPGHSTKDRIALYIIEEAERRGILKPGDTIVETTSGNTGFSLAMVSIIKGYNCVLAVSSKSSPDKIDMLKSMGAKVYVCPAHVSADDERSYYNVAKRLHEETKGSIYINQYFNELNIEAHYKTTGPEIWEQTNGKVTHIIACSGTGGTLSGTAKFLKEQNPDIRILGVDAYGSVLKKYHETKEFDSEEIYPYQIEGLGKNLIPTATDFDIIDCFIKVTDEESAHMSRNLAKTEGIFAGYTSGAVLEAIRLYNEEGEFDKNSVVVAILPDHGSRYMSKVYNDEWMRSQGFFDSVNAEDQKVEFIK; this is translated from the coding sequence ATGGAGACAGAAATTAAGGCTTATAACTCTATTCTAGAATTAATAGGAAACACGCCTTTAATTAAATTAAATAAGATAACGAATTCCTTTAAAGGAAATTTTTATGCTAAAGTAGAAGCTTTTAATCCAGGACATTCTACAAAGGATAGGATTGCTTTATACATTATTGAAGAAGCAGAGCGAAGAGGAATTTTAAAGCCCGGTGATACGATAGTAGAAACTACTTCTGGTAATACAGGATTTAGTCTTGCTATGGTTAGTATTATAAAAGGGTATAATTGTGTTTTAGCCGTAAGTTCAAAATCATCACCTGATAAGATAGATATGCTAAAGAGTATGGGAGCAAAAGTATATGTGTGTCCTGCTCATGTTTCAGCAGATGATGAACGTTCTTATTATAATGTTGCAAAGCGCTTACATGAAGAAACCAAAGGATCTATTTATATTAATCAATATTTTAATGAATTAAATATTGAAGCACATTATAAAACAACAGGTCCAGAAATTTGGGAACAAACAAATGGTAAAGTTACTCATATTATTGCGTGTTCAGGGACAGGAGGTACATTGTCTGGTACTGCAAAATTTTTAAAAGAACAAAACCCTGATATCAGAATTTTAGGAGTAGATGCTTATGGCTCTGTATTAAAAAAATATCATGAGACTAAAGAATTTGATTCAGAAGAAATTTACCCTTATCAAATAGAAGGATTAGGTAAAAATTTAATTCCTACAGCTACTGATTTTGATATTATAGATTGTTTTATAAAAGTTACAGACGAGGAGAGTGCGCATATGTCTCGAAATCTAGCAAAAACAGAAGGAATTTTTGCAGGTTATACATCAGGAGCTGTTTTAGAAGCTATTAGACTATACAATGAAGAAGGGGAATTTGATAAAAATAGCGTAGTAGTAGCCATATTACCAGATCATGGATCACGTTATATGAGTAAAGTTTATAATGATGAATGGATGCGATCTCAAGGTTTTTTTGATAGTGTGAATGCAGAGGATCAAAAAGTAGAATTTATTAAATAA
- a CDS encoding mechanosensitive ion channel family protein: MLEKTEKIFGWCYKFFKKLDFNDTLASYLGLAINIVILSFIVYTIYLFCRFVLVTGMAVVAKRTKTKFDDLLISNETAKYMSHLIPLIYIYKTVPIILNDFTSWETIFGRLVGVYIVLLTLWITNSTLKAIRDHLKTKAEYVDKPIDSYVQVIMIMLWVLGIIIIVAKIFNVSTDTLVKTLGAVSALIILIFRDTILGFVASVQVSANDLIRIGDWITMDKFGADGDVVEINLTTLKVRNFDHTITTIPTYSLTSDSFRNWRGMINSDGRRIKRHILIKANSIRFIREEELEEFKRIQLLTSYIEKKQVDIKRHNSLHEIDKSLSINGRNLTNFGLFRKYLTKYLENYPGLNKDMILLCRQLQPTHQGIPLEIYAFSNDKRFENYEYIMSDIFDHILASVIYFDLQIFELPAGKNNLES, from the coding sequence ATGCTTGAAAAAACTGAAAAAATATTCGGTTGGTGTTATAAATTTTTTAAAAAATTAGATTTTAATGATACATTGGCTTCCTATCTTGGTTTAGCCATAAATATTGTAATTCTTAGTTTTATAGTTTATACAATATACTTATTTTGTCGTTTTGTTTTAGTTACAGGAATGGCAGTAGTGGCTAAACGAACTAAAACTAAATTTGATGATTTGCTGATTTCTAATGAAACAGCAAAATATATGTCACATTTAATTCCGTTAATTTATATTTACAAAACGGTTCCTATTATATTAAATGATTTTACTTCGTGGGAAACTATTTTTGGGCGATTGGTAGGGGTTTATATTGTATTGTTAACCTTATGGATTACGAATTCTACGTTAAAAGCTATAAGAGACCATTTAAAAACAAAAGCAGAATATGTAGATAAACCAATAGATAGTTATGTTCAGGTTATTATGATTATGCTTTGGGTATTAGGTATTATCATAATAGTTGCTAAAATTTTTAATGTTAGTACTGATACATTAGTTAAAACATTAGGAGCGGTATCTGCGTTAATCATATTAATATTTAGGGATACTATTTTAGGTTTTGTGGCATCTGTTCAGGTATCAGCAAATGATTTAATTAGGATAGGAGATTGGATTACAATGGATAAATTTGGTGCAGATGGAGATGTTGTAGAAATAAATTTAACTACTTTAAAAGTTAGAAATTTTGATCATACTATTACAACTATTCCTACTTACAGCCTTACTTCAGATAGTTTTAGAAATTGGCGCGGTATGATTAATTCAGATGGAAGAAGGATTAAACGACATATTTTAATTAAGGCTAATTCTATTCGTTTTATTAGAGAAGAAGAGTTAGAAGAATTTAAGAGAATACAATTGCTTACAAGCTATATTGAAAAAAAACAAGTTGATATTAAAAGACATAATTCATTACACGAAATCGATAAAAGTTTGTCTATTAACGGAAGAAATCTGACAAACTTTGGTTTGTTTAGGAAGTATTTGACAAAGTATTTGGAAAATTATCCTGGTTTAAATAAAGATATGATTTTGCTTTGTAGACAATTACAACCAACCCATCAAGGTATCCCTTTAGAAATTTACGCATTTTCAAATGACAAGCGTTTTGAAAATTATGAATATATTATGAGTGATATATTTGATCATATTTTAGCTTCCGTAATTTATTTTGATCTACAAATTTTTGAATTACCAGCTGGAAAAAATAATTTAGAATCATAA
- a CDS encoding nuclear transport factor 2 family protein — translation MKLQNLLFIFSIFSISSLSYGQTKQDSLEIKKVALDYIESQHNPNPSQMEQALHPRMVKRTFWKDKSTEKDFLRETTTESMVLLAESYNKKGNKFPKNPKKDIIFLDVSNRIASLKLIADEWIDYMHIIKLNGKWKLVNVLWQYHDINQH, via the coding sequence ATGAAATTACAGAATCTACTTTTTATTTTTTCTATTTTTTCCATTTCTTCACTATCCTACGGACAAACCAAACAAGACAGTTTAGAAATAAAAAAAGTAGCTTTAGATTATATTGAATCACAACATAATCCTAATCCTTCACAAATGGAACAAGCTTTACATCCTAGAATGGTAAAAAGAACCTTTTGGAAAGACAAATCTACAGAAAAAGATTTTCTAAGAGAAACTACTACTGAATCTATGGTTTTATTAGCTGAATCATATAATAAAAAAGGAAATAAATTCCCTAAAAATCCTAAAAAAGATATTATTTTTTTAGACGTTTCAAATCGCATTGCTTCTTTAAAATTAATAGCAGATGAATGGATAGATTATATGCACATAATAAAACTAAATGGAAAGTGGAAATTAGTAAATGTTCTATGGCAATATCATGATATAAATCAACATTAA